From Vitis vinifera cultivar Pinot Noir 40024 chromosome 5, ASM3070453v1, the proteins below share one genomic window:
- the LOC100252939 gene encoding transcriptional regulator SUPERMAN, translated as MEFWKNGGSETSSEENDRPEKVKGERGGRRSYECTYCKRGFTNAQALGGHMNIHRKDRAKTKQVTGSSGSSKPNEEYMAYKDFAPFSSQPARYYESCEAQRNYPTYFPPSDSSSRYPHAYHENNWSAPNSERLSFNEQRLGANLSLQIGPTYRGDSGIERQYGKDDEVDLELRLGHYP; from the coding sequence atggaattttggaaaaatggaGGCTCAGAAACTTCAAGCGAAGAAAATGATAGGCCAGAGAAAGTCAAAGGTGAAAGGGGAGGTCGGCGCTCCTACGAATGCACATACTGCAAGCGAGGGTTCACCAACGCTCAGGCCCTGGGAGGGCACATGAACATACATAGGAAAGATCGAGCCAAGACCAAGCAGGTCACTGGTTCTTCAGGTTCAAGCAAACCCAATGAGGAGTACATGGCTTACAAAGATTTTGCACCATTCTCAAGCCAACCGGCACGGTATTATGAATCTTGTGAGGCACAGAGGAATTACCCCACGTATTTTCCGCCATCGGACTCTAGCTCTAGATATCCACATGCTTACCATGAAAACAACTGGTCTGCCCCAAATTCAGAACGTTTGAGTTTCAATGAACAGCGTTTGGGTGCAAATTTGAGCTTGCAAATCGGCCCCACATACCGAGGGGACAGCGGAATTGAAAGGCAATATGGGAAAGACGATGAAGTGGATTTGGAGCTTCGGCTTGGTCACTATCCATGA
- the LOC100263211 gene encoding transcriptional regulator SUPERMAN: MERNNFNNNLKDHSIGCRGIKDCSNNHKVKDSWNCNSGSYGEDCPDGFSWPPRSYTCSFCKREFRSAQALGGHMNVHRRDRARLRQSPPRDGQYPILNLNLNPNPNFSTSPSSSSPPTRLPPFTRTLPSLVSSPLSSLSSPSSASPSDQVKKWGVDGSMLNPLSPRVLDLAKMKTTQSSFGVGEYHGFTQEDEYKVLKKAEFVRLDLEIGLLSDLKEDLDLELRLGYS, translated from the coding sequence ATGGAGAGGAACAATTTCAACAATAACTTGAAAGATCATAGTATTGGCTGTAGAGGCATTAAAGACTGCAGCAACAACCACAAGGTCAAGGATTCATGGAACTGTAACAGTGGAAGTTATGGAGAAGATTGTCCAGATGGATTTTCATGGCCTCCAAGATCTTATACATGTAGCTTCTGCAAAAGAGAATTCAGATCTGCCCAAGCTCTGGGTGGCCATATGAATGTTCACAGGAGAGATAGAGCCCGGCTGAGACAGTCACCTCCAAGGGATGGTCAGTACCCTATTCTTAATCTTAATCTCAATCCTAACCCTAATTTCTCAACATCGCCATCATCGTCTTCTCCTCCAACAAGGCTTCCACCATTTACTCGCACGTTACCTTCCTTGGTTTCTTCCCCTCTTTCCTCTTTATCTTCACCATCTTCTGCTTCACCTAGTGATCAAGTGAAGAAATGGGGTGTGGATGGTTCCATGCTCAACCCTTTGAGCCCGAGAGTCCTGGATTTAGCAAAGATGAAGACCACACAATCTTCTTTTGGGGTTGGAGAATATCATGGCTTCACCCAAGAAGATGAGTATAAGGTTCTGAAGAAGGCAGAGTTTGTTAGGTTGGACTTGGAGATTGGTCTACTTAGTGATTTAAAGGAGGATTTGGATTTGGAGCTTCGACTTGGATACTCCTAG
- the LOC100258069 gene encoding transcriptional regulator SUPERMAN: MERNGMSNKLKDHSIGCRAVEDCNISYNHNTIKDSWNCYGSGSHDEDDLGGYSWPPRSYTCSFCKREFRSAQALGGHMNVHRRDRARLRRSPPRDDQYTIPNLNLKPNPNLSTPSPPSLPTRLPAFTCPLPSLAASPFSSLSSPSSASPSELNAAQSFSGVEEFNGVNQEDECKVLKMAEFVRLDLKIGLPSDLKEDLDLELRLGYS; encoded by the coding sequence ATGGAGAGGAACGGTATGAGCAATAAATTAAAAGACCATAGTATTGGATGTAGAGCCGTTGAAGACTGCAACATTAGCTACAACCACAACACGATTAAAGATTCATGGAACTGTTACGGCAGTGGAAGTCATGATGAAGATGATCTTGGTGGATATTCATGGCCTCCAAGATCTTATACATGCAGCTTCTGCAAAAGAGAATTCAGATCCGCTCAAGCTCTAGGTGGCCATATGAATGTTCATAGGAGAGACAGAGCCAGGCTGAGACGGTCACCTCCAAGGGATGATCAGTACACTATTCCTAATCTTAacctcaaacctaaccctaatcTCTCAACCCCATCACCACCTTCTCTTCCAACAAGGCTTCCAGCATTTACCTGCCCATTACCTTCCTTGGCTGCttcccctttttcttctttatcttcaCCATCTTCAGCTTCACCTAGTGAACTGAATGCTGCACAATCTTTTTCTGGGGTTGAAGAATTTAATGGCGTCAACCAAGAAGATGAATGTAAGGTTTTGAAGATGGCAGAGTTTGTTAGGTTGGACTTAAAGATTGGTTTGCCTAGTGATTTAAAGGAGGATTTGGATTTGGAACTTCGACTTGGGTACTCCTAG
- the LOC100240949 gene encoding serine/threonine-protein kinase BLUS1 produces the protein MAQHEGEASPRVQYPLNSEAYRILDEIGVGVSAIVYKAECLPMNSALVAIKSIDLDQSRADLDSVLREVKTMSLLSHPNILRAHCSFAVDHRLWVVMPFMSAGSLQSIIGSSFPDGLPEPCIAIVLKETLNALSYLHDQGHLHRDIKAGNILVDSTGTVKLADFGVSALIYESNTSSGTSGSSSSSSLMLTEVTGTPYWMAPEVIHSHTGYSLKADIWSFGITALELAHGRPPLSHLPPSKSLVMKITKRFRFSDYEQSRSEQSPKFSKSFKDMVASCLDQDPSKRPSADKLLKHPFFKNCKNSEFLVNKVLSGLASVEQRFKESKIRRSLSIKNTDDDGDEEENEESSMGEIIKQRRISGWNFKEDVLELDPVFPSETETLSPPRRQVRFAAEPIIRDPSNESSSDNPGSSSQSVEGVQELHDEHTNEHAGSLAVAVPEGTQLSAQIGVSLAHLDRDGVVRMLRGLTRSLYDQRRAVGLMLTILTGQEEVSREDQLLQENERLKMELEQEKKKTSEMEMEMEFLSLQISRGSTSAASRQSGE, from the coding sequence ATGGCTCAACATGAGGGAGAAGCGTCGCCGAGGGTTCAGTACCCACTGAACTCCGAGGCGTATAGAATTCTTGATGAGATTGGTGTTGGCGTGAGCGCTATTGTTTACAAAGCTGAATGTCTTCCGATGAATTCAGCGTTGGTGGCGATCAAGTCTATCGATCTCGATCAATCTCGTGCTGATCTTGACAGTGTTCTACGTGAAGTGAAGACCATGTCGCTTCTCTCTCACCCCAACATTCTCAGAGCCCACTGTTCGTTTGCCGTCGATCATCGCCTTTGGGTGGTGATGCCTTTCATGTCTGCTGGGTCTCTGCAATCCATAATCGGTTCTTCTTTCCCTGATGGTTTACCAGAACCCTGCATTGCCATAGTTCTGAAAGAAACTTTGAACGCCTTATCGTATCTTCATGACCAAGGCCATCTTCATCGAGACATCAAGGCTGGTAATATTCTGGTGGATTCAACCGGCACAGTTAAGCTCGCTGATTTCGGGGTCTCGGCTTTGATTTACGAGTCGAACACCAGTTCTGGGACTTCGGGATCATCGTCATCGTCGTCCTTGATGCTCACCGAAGTTACGGGAACGCCGTACTGGATGGCCCCGGAGGTGATACACTCGCATACTGGGTACAGTTTGAAGGCTGATATATGGTCGTTTGGAATCACCGCATTAGAATTGGCTCATGGACGGCCACCTCTTTCTCACCTCCCACCTTCCAAGTCTCTGGTCATGAAGATCACAAAGCGCTTTCGATTCTCAGACTACGAACAGAGCAGGAGTGAACAAAGCCCGAAGTTCTCCAAGTCTTTCAAAGATATGGTAGCTTCTTGTCTCGATCAAGACCCGTCGAAAAGGCCCTCTGCAGACAAACTGCTGAAGCATCCATTCTTCAAGAACTGCAAGAATTCAGAGTTTCTGGTAAATAAAGTGCTGTCGGGGTTGGCAAGTGTTGAACAACGGTTTAAAGAAAGCAAGATTCGACGTTCTTTGTCTATCAAGAATACTGACGATGATGGTGATGAAGAAGAAAACGAAGAGTCTTCGATGGGAGAAATCATCAAACAGAGGAGGATCAGTGGGTGGAACTTTAAGGAGGACGTGTTAGAACTAGACCCGGTTTTCCCAAGCGAAACAGAAACACTTTCCCCTCCAAGACGGCAGGTCCGGTTTGCTGCTGAACCAATCATTCGGGATCCGAGCAATGAGAGTAGCTCAGACAATCCGGGTTCATCATCTCAAAGTGTGGAAGGGGTCCAAGAGCTGCACGATGAACACACAAATGAGCACGCTGGAAGTTTGGCTGTGGCAGTTCCGGAAGGGACTCAATTGAGTGCACAAATTGGGGTTTCGCTTGCGCATCTTGATCGTGACGGTGTAGTGAGAATGTTGAGGGGTCTGACTCGGAGTTTGTATGATCAGAGGAGGGCTGTGGGTTTAATGCTTACCATATTAACTGGGCAGGAGGAAGTAAGCAGAGAGGACCAGTTACTGCAGGAGAATGAGAGGCTGAAGATGGAACTGGagcaagagaagaagaagacctctgaaatggagatggagatggagTTTCTCAGTCTTCAGATCTCCCGTGGCTCCACCAGCGCTGCATCCAGGCAGAGTGGTGAGTGA